In Dysgonomonadaceae bacterium zrk40, one genomic interval encodes:
- the ftsZ gene encoding cell division protein FtsZ, with translation MNDEILEFLIDSRTDTIIKVIGVGGGGGNAVNHMFEGGIHDVSFALCNTDNQALKESPVPVKVQLGQHTTGGLGAGNKPEVARKAAEESVQLIEDLLNDGTKMVFITAGMGGGTGTGAAPVVARVAKEMGILTVGIVTIPFMFEGPRKIVQALKGVEEIASNVDALLVINNERLRDIYSDLTMLNAFAKADDTLATAARSIAEIITIHGHVNLDFADVETTLKDGGVAIMSSGLGSGEDRINDAIRNALHSPLLNNNDVFSAKKILMNLAFGEENPLMMEEMNALHDFMSKFSREIEVIWGAAVEEELDKEVKVTLLATGFSITDVPGIEEQHQERTKAEEIQRQIEHDARIEQERKDKELIEKYYGKKGLKSLTTVNYRLEPFVLSIDELDDDKVLEALEKTPVFKREPDFNPRIFKTDAPQASGSLFD, from the coding sequence ATGAATGACGAGATACTGGAATTTCTAATTGATAGTCGTACCGATACCATCATCAAGGTGATTGGCGTGGGTGGTGGCGGTGGCAACGCCGTGAACCACATGTTTGAGGGTGGGATACATGATGTATCGTTTGCATTATGCAATACTGACAACCAGGCGCTGAAGGAATCACCCGTACCGGTGAAGGTGCAACTGGGACAGCACACCACCGGAGGTCTGGGTGCCGGAAACAAGCCCGAGGTGGCCCGTAAGGCTGCCGAAGAGAGCGTGCAGCTGATCGAGGATCTACTCAATGATGGTACCAAAATGGTCTTCATCACTGCCGGTATGGGAGGTGGCACCGGTACCGGTGCAGCCCCTGTCGTTGCCCGTGTGGCAAAAGAGATGGGGATCCTCACGGTGGGGATCGTTACCATTCCTTTCATGTTTGAGGGGCCACGCAAAATTGTGCAGGCCCTCAAAGGGGTGGAGGAAATTGCTTCTAACGTTGATGCCTTGCTGGTAATCAATAACGAACGGCTGCGCGATATCTACAGCGACCTGACCATGCTCAACGCTTTTGCCAAGGCCGACGACACACTGGCTACAGCTGCCCGCAGCATAGCAGAAATCATCACCATACATGGTCATGTGAACCTCGACTTTGCCGATGTGGAAACCACACTGAAAGACGGTGGCGTGGCGATCATGAGCAGTGGCCTCGGCAGCGGTGAGGATCGTATCAACGATGCCATCCGCAATGCACTCCACTCCCCGTTGCTGAACAACAACGATGTGTTCAGTGCCAAGAAGATACTGATGAACCTCGCCTTCGGCGAGGAGAACCCTCTTATGATGGAGGAGATGAACGCGCTGCATGACTTCATGTCGAAGTTCAGCAGGGAGATTGAGGTAATATGGGGTGCGGCAGTAGAAGAGGAGCTTGATAAGGAGGTGAAAGTGACACTGTTGGCCACCGGCTTTTCCATCACAGATGTGCCCGGCATCGAAGAGCAACATCAGGAACGTACCAAGGCTGAGGAGATACAGCGCCAGATTGAGCATGATGCCAGGATCGAGCAGGAGCGTAAGGACAAGGAACTGATAGAGAAATACTACGGCAAGAAAGGTCTCAAATCACTCACCACCGTCAACTACAGGCTGGAACCTTTTGTGCTCAGCATTGATGAACTGGACGACGACAAGGTGCTGGAGGCACTGGAGAAGACTCCTGTCTTCAAACGCGAACCGGATTTTAATCCGAGGATCTTTAAAACCGATGCACCTCAGGCATCAGGATCGTTGTTTGATTGA
- a CDS encoding FtsW/RodA/SpoVE family cell cycle protein has product MEKSNNPFLSPGEDLSEQGFSWGDFGRKIFKGDKVIWSVFIALCVISLVEIFSATSTIVYRQQNIWGPLLRHAMFLIAGVGVILLVHNIPYRFFSSLIFVLLGAIILLILTPFIGTSVNGAERWISFMGFTIQPSEIAKISLMGTIAFLLSKQNGSNDALLFKWMIGLMLVVTGIIAMDNLSTAVLLFGVCFLLMFIGNVKLIRLIKIAGAGVALVLLFVLLLNVIPDSWTNSGPLSRLGTWQNRIEHFGSAKELSEEDYFTITDDNYQVAHAKIAISNGGLLGVFPGNSTERDFLPQAYSDFIYAIIIEEMGLIGGLFVLMLYVIILIRAGMIARKTEKLFPKYLVLGSAMMLSIQAFINMAVAVNLIPVTGQPLPLISRGGTSTLITCAYFGLMLSADRFGIGKKKNEDTPESDLNQDIEETESAGEDELPQEILNRSPQPDEVPFEVYHAR; this is encoded by the coding sequence ATGGAGAAGAGTAACAATCCATTTCTTTCCCCCGGTGAGGATCTCAGTGAACAGGGGTTCTCCTGGGGAGATTTCGGAAGAAAGATATTCAAGGGAGACAAAGTAATCTGGTCGGTTTTCATCGCCCTGTGTGTGATTTCGCTGGTGGAGATATTCAGTGCCACAAGCACCATCGTCTATCGTCAGCAGAACATCTGGGGGCCTCTCTTGCGGCATGCCATGTTCCTGATTGCCGGGGTGGGGGTGATCCTGCTGGTGCACAACATACCCTATCGCTTTTTCTCCTCACTCATTTTTGTGTTGTTGGGAGCCATCATCCTGCTGATCCTCACTCCTTTTATAGGAACCAGTGTCAATGGTGCCGAGCGTTGGATTTCATTCATGGGGTTCACCATCCAACCCTCCGAGATTGCGAAAATCTCACTGATGGGTACCATCGCCTTCCTGCTTAGCAAACAGAATGGGAGCAATGATGCGCTTCTCTTCAAGTGGATGATCGGTCTGATGCTGGTGGTAACCGGCATCATCGCGATGGACAACCTCTCAACTGCTGTGCTGCTCTTTGGCGTTTGTTTTCTGTTGATGTTTATCGGCAACGTGAAACTGATACGCCTGATCAAAATTGCCGGCGCCGGTGTGGCGCTTGTCCTACTCTTTGTGCTCTTACTCAATGTGATTCCTGACAGTTGGACCAATTCCGGTCCCCTGAGCCGTCTCGGTACCTGGCAGAACCGCATCGAGCATTTTGGTTCGGCCAAAGAACTCTCGGAAGAGGACTATTTTACCATCACCGACGATAATTATCAGGTGGCCCATGCCAAGATCGCCATCTCAAACGGTGGACTGTTGGGCGTTTTTCCCGGTAACAGCACTGAGCGTGATTTTCTCCCTCAAGCCTATTCCGATTTCATCTATGCGATCATCATCGAGGAGATGGGTTTGATTGGAGGGCTCTTCGTATTGATGCTCTACGTGATCATCCTGATCCGTGCCGGTATGATTGCCCGTAAAACGGAAAAGCTCTTTCCGAAATACCTGGTTTTGGGCTCCGCCATGATGCTCTCCATACAGGCATTCATTAACATGGCAGTGGCGGTCAACCTGATACCGGTAACCGGTCAGCCGCTTCCGCTGATCAGTCGCGGCGGTACCTCTACGCTCATCACCTGTGCCTATTTCGGGTTGATGTTGAGTGCCGACCGTTTCGGTATCGGTAAAAAGAAAAATGAGGACACACCGGAGAGTGACCTCAATCAGGATATTGAAGAGACGGAGTCAGCAGGTGAAGATGAGTTGCCGCAGGAGATCCTGAACCGGTCACCCCAACCGGATGAGGTTCCCTTTGAAGTATATCATGCCCGGTAG
- a CDS encoding GatB/YqeY domain-containing protein: MAFLDVISEEIKKAMLAKDKVRLEALRGIKKELLEARTAKGAPEEITDEATVAIMQKMVKQRKESAEIYASQNRSDLAEPELAQIKVIQQFLPAQLTDEELTAIIQEIITETGAASVKEMGKVMAVATKRLAGSAEGRVVSEKVRQLLS, from the coding sequence ATGGCATTTTTGGATGTAATAAGCGAAGAGATTAAAAAGGCAATGTTGGCCAAAGACAAAGTGCGGTTAGAAGCATTGCGCGGGATCAAGAAGGAGTTGTTGGAAGCAAGAACCGCCAAGGGTGCTCCCGAAGAGATCACTGATGAAGCAACAGTGGCCATCATGCAAAAAATGGTGAAACAGCGTAAAGAGAGTGCCGAGATTTATGCTTCACAAAATCGGAGCGATCTGGCCGAACCTGAGTTGGCACAGATAAAGGTAATCCAGCAGTTCCTCCCGGCACAACTTACCGACGAGGAACTGACAGCAATCATCCAGGAGATTATCACAGAGACAGGTGCTGCCTCTGTAAAAGAGATGGGGAAGGTGATGGCAGTCGCTACCAAACGGTTGGCGGGCAGCGCTGAGGGACGGGTAGTCTCTGAAAAGGTGCGGCAGTTGCTCTCCTGA
- a CDS encoding RagB/SusD family nutrient uptake outer membrane protein, which yields MKTKYLSLITIIILLGSCDSFLDREPLDQVTPQMYFRTVDDLAAYTINNYTFETVTSGYGINFFGIDNHTDNQAGTGYPIFWQPGEKKVPSGDGGWNWGSIRSNNYFLENVLPKYEADEITGNKDHVRHYIGEMYLIRAYNYFQKLKSFGDFPIITEVLPDDEVQLIEASKRKPRNQVARFILEDLDKAADFLMDTPPHGKNRVSKNVAHLLRARVALYEGTWEKYHKGTAFVPGGTGWPGNQTDVQGFNIDSEIDYFLGEAMKSAKIVGDITVNNLTENSDTSEGMDASLNILNPYYMMFADEDMEKYDEVLMWKDFNKSMGIVNNLQMELERNGGGSGWTRGMVNSFLMRNGLPIYAEGSGYDPLWETEGVNETLQGRDSRIVIFTKKPGDVNFYQTDGTPNLTSIRLIFGDAGSQATTGYMIKKGKHYSPIMANDHDSGTSGGIVFRGTEAMLIYMEASYLKNSSIDATADKYWRAIRRRAMVNEDYNKTINATLMSEEAKWDFGAYSHGQLIDPVLYNIRRERRNELAAEAFRWDDLKRWRAMDQLKNNPYKVEGMQFWGSSYETELADLTIVDAASGNMSAPTLSNYIVPYEKITVNNNIAAQGGWLFTPAHYLEPIGMDVFRLTASDKSNFESSVVYQNPGWGIQAQTGPTDVE from the coding sequence CCATAAACAACTATACTTTTGAGACCGTGACATCCGGTTATGGCATCAATTTCTTTGGCATTGACAACCACACCGACAATCAGGCAGGAACGGGATACCCCATTTTCTGGCAGCCGGGTGAGAAGAAGGTTCCTTCCGGTGATGGAGGATGGAACTGGGGGAGTATTCGTTCCAACAACTACTTTCTCGAAAATGTGCTTCCTAAGTACGAGGCAGATGAGATCACCGGAAACAAGGATCATGTAAGACACTACATCGGTGAGATGTATCTCATCCGTGCATACAACTATTTCCAAAAATTGAAAAGTTTCGGTGATTTCCCAATTATAACGGAAGTGTTGCCTGACGATGAAGTGCAACTGATAGAAGCAAGCAAAAGAAAACCCAGAAACCAGGTTGCCCGTTTTATCCTGGAAGATTTGGATAAGGCAGCTGATTTTTTGATGGATACACCCCCGCATGGAAAAAACAGAGTATCCAAAAATGTTGCTCATCTGCTGCGTGCGCGTGTAGCGCTGTATGAAGGGACCTGGGAAAAATATCACAAAGGGACTGCATTTGTACCCGGAGGAACTGGATGGCCCGGCAATCAGACAGATGTACAGGGATTCAACATTGACAGTGAAATTGATTATTTCCTTGGAGAAGCGATGAAGTCTGCGAAGATCGTGGGTGACATCACCGTCAACAATTTGACAGAAAACAGTGATACTAGTGAAGGAATGGATGCATCCCTCAATATCCTCAATCCATATTACATGATGTTTGCCGATGAAGATATGGAAAAATATGATGAGGTACTGATGTGGAAAGACTTCAACAAGTCAATGGGTATAGTAAACAACCTTCAGATGGAGTTGGAACGTAACGGAGGCGGATCAGGCTGGACAAGAGGGATGGTAAATTCATTCCTGATGCGAAACGGTTTACCTATCTATGCAGAGGGGTCCGGATATGACCCATTATGGGAAACAGAAGGGGTCAATGAAACCCTTCAGGGAAGAGATTCCAGAATCGTGATCTTCACCAAAAAGCCCGGAGATGTTAATTTTTACCAGACCGACGGGACTCCCAACCTTACCAGTATCCGTCTCATATTTGGTGATGCAGGCAGTCAGGCTACAACCGGTTACATGATTAAGAAAGGAAAGCACTACTCACCCATCATGGCCAACGATCATGATTCAGGGACAAGTGGCGGCATTGTCTTCCGTGGAACCGAAGCGATGCTGATCTACATGGAAGCATCCTATCTGAAAAACAGCAGCATTGATGCCACAGCCGACAAATACTGGCGTGCAATTCGTCGTCGTGCAATGGTCAATGAAGACTACAACAAAACGATCAATGCAACGCTGATGAGTGAAGAGGCTAAATGGGATTTTGGGGCTTATTCACACGGACAATTGATTGATCCCGTACTCTATAATATTCGTCGTGAACGGCGAAATGAACTTGCCGCTGAAGCTTTCAGATGGGATGACCTGAAGCGGTGGCGTGCAATGGATCAGTTAAAAAATAATCCATACAAGGTTGAAGGCATGCAATTCTGGGGAAGCAGCTATGAGACAGAATTGGCCGATTTGACAATTGTTGATGCAGCTTCAGGGAACATGTCAGCACCCACGTTAAGCAATTACATTGTACCCTATGAAAAGATTACGGTCAACAACAATATTGCCGCACAAGGAGGTTGGCTATTCACACCGGCTCACTACCTGGAACCGATTGGCATGGATGTATTCAGGCTTACGGCCAGTGACAAATCCAACTTTGAATCATCGGTCGTTTACCAGAACCCGGGTTGGGGAATTCAGGCGCAAACAGGACCAACAGATGTAGAGTAA
- the murD gene encoding UDP-N-acetylmuramoyl-L-alanine--D-glutamate ligase: protein MSKNRLVILGGGESGVGTAILAQQKGLEVFLSDNGSLRVDHRETLLSHHIPFEEGGHTEERILQADEIVKSPGIPDTTPLMQKVIEKGIKVISEIEFAGRYTTAKMICITGSNGKTTTTSLIWHILKKAGLHVGLAGNIGKSFARQVAEENYDCYVLELSSFQLEGVYDFKADIAVLLNITPDHLDRYDHNLQYYVDAKMRIMRNQKMEDAFIYWIDDPVITREIEKLKPAATCYPFGEKQTAATVGYTANSKMYINTKDYQFDMELELLALEGMHNVYNSLASGIVAKLMDITDEQLRSSLADFRGVPHRLEKVATVRGVQYINDSKATNVNSCWYALQSMRTKTVLILGGTDKGNDYREIEELVRSNVRALIFLGADNSKLHAFFDGKVETICDTASMEDAVRTAYRLAQKGDTVLLSPCCASFDLFRNYEDRGDQFKECVRNL from the coding sequence ATGAGCAAGAATAGATTGGTGATACTGGGTGGTGGCGAAAGCGGGGTGGGAACTGCCATCCTGGCGCAACAAAAGGGGTTGGAGGTATTTCTCTCCGACAATGGCAGTCTCAGGGTGGATCATCGTGAGACGCTTCTCAGCCATCATATTCCCTTTGAGGAGGGCGGTCACACCGAGGAGCGGATCCTGCAAGCCGACGAGATTGTCAAAAGCCCCGGCATCCCCGATACTACACCGTTGATGCAGAAAGTGATTGAAAAGGGGATCAAGGTGATCTCCGAGATTGAGTTCGCAGGCAGGTATACCACTGCCAAGATGATTTGCATCACCGGCAGCAACGGTAAGACCACCACCACCAGCCTGATCTGGCATATCCTCAAAAAGGCCGGACTTCATGTGGGGTTGGCAGGCAACATCGGCAAGAGCTTCGCCCGCCAGGTGGCAGAAGAGAATTATGATTGCTATGTGCTGGAGTTGAGTAGCTTTCAGCTGGAGGGGGTGTATGACTTCAAAGCCGATATCGCAGTGCTGCTAAACATCACCCCTGATCACCTGGACCGCTACGACCATAACTTGCAGTATTATGTAGATGCCAAAATGCGAATCATGCGCAACCAAAAAATGGAGGATGCATTCATCTACTGGATCGACGATCCCGTGATCACACGAGAGATAGAGAAACTAAAACCGGCAGCCACTTGCTATCCTTTCGGGGAAAAGCAAACAGCAGCCACTGTCGGTTATACGGCAAACAGCAAAATGTATATCAATACAAAAGATTATCAATTTGACATGGAGCTTGAATTACTGGCCCTTGAGGGGATGCACAACGTTTACAACTCTCTGGCCTCGGGTATCGTGGCCAAGCTGATGGATATCACCGATGAGCAGCTTCGCAGCTCGCTTGCCGACTTCCGGGGGGTGCCGCATCGTCTCGAAAAGGTGGCAACCGTACGCGGTGTGCAATATATCAACGACTCAAAAGCCACCAACGTGAACTCTTGCTGGTATGCCCTTCAGAGCATGCGCACAAAAACGGTATTGATTCTTGGTGGTACCGATAAGGGAAACGACTACCGTGAGATCGAAGAGCTGGTGCGCAGCAATGTGAGGGCCTTGATCTTCCTGGGAGCCGACAACAGCAAGCTGCATGCCTTCTTTGACGGGAAAGTAGAAACAATCTGCGATACCGCCTCAATGGAAGATGCAGTGCGTACTGCTTATCGGCTGGCACAAAAAGGAGATACCGTATTACTTTCACCCTGCTGTGCCAGCTTTGACCTCTTCAGGAACTATGAGGATCGGGGCGACCAGTTCAAGGAGTGTGTCAGAAATTTATGA
- a CDS encoding UDP-N-acetylmuramate--L-alanine ligase, protein MENHEERSFNYDQIYFIGIGGIGMSNLARYFLSQGKLVGGYDRTESALTEQLRSEGAYLHYNDKIDEIPAAFTDRERTLVVYTPAVPASHGELTYFRLNGFRMMKRAELLGEITRASDAICVAGTHGKTTVSSMTAHLLRQSHVDCNAFLGGILKNYNTNLLLSEQSKITVAEADEYDRSFHWLRPHIAIITSADPDHLDIYGTAEAYRESFEHFTSLIRPGGTLLLKIGTVLTPKTVQGVNVRSYSESEGDYHADNIRIGDGEIRFDYVSPGQRINDINLGVPVKINIENSVAAMAAAELCGATADEMRKAMASFAGARRRFDFHIKSDRIVFIDDYAHHPRELTAAIESIKALYPERKLTALFQPHLYSRTRDFADQFAESLSLADEVILLDIYPAREEPIEGVTSGMLLDRITLARKQLCSKEGVLDCLRNLEMEVLVTFGAGDIDRLLPAIEKMLRERYLMND, encoded by the coding sequence ATGGAGAACCACGAAGAGAGGTCGTTCAACTACGATCAGATCTATTTTATTGGGATTGGCGGGATTGGTATGAGCAACCTGGCCCGCTATTTCCTCTCACAGGGGAAGTTGGTAGGAGGATATGATCGTACCGAGTCAGCCCTCACGGAACAGCTCCGAAGTGAGGGGGCCTATCTGCACTACAATGATAAGATTGATGAGATCCCTGCCGCGTTCACCGACAGGGAGCGGACACTGGTGGTTTACACCCCTGCCGTTCCCGCGAGTCATGGTGAGCTCACCTACTTCAGGTTGAATGGTTTCAGGATGATGAAAAGAGCCGAACTGCTGGGTGAGATCACCCGTGCCAGTGATGCGATCTGTGTGGCGGGAACGCATGGAAAAACTACTGTCTCGAGCATGACTGCACACCTGCTGCGTCAGTCACATGTCGATTGCAATGCTTTTCTGGGAGGCATTCTGAAAAACTACAACACCAATCTGCTGCTTTCTGAACAGAGCAAAATCACCGTTGCCGAGGCGGATGAATATGACCGCTCCTTTCACTGGCTCAGACCCCATATTGCCATCATCACCTCTGCCGATCCTGATCACCTGGATATCTACGGAACGGCAGAGGCTTATCGAGAGAGCTTTGAACATTTCACCTCGTTGATCCGCCCCGGGGGAACACTCCTCCTCAAGATAGGGACAGTACTCACACCCAAAACCGTTCAAGGGGTGAATGTGAGGAGCTATTCAGAATCGGAAGGTGACTATCATGCCGATAATATTCGCATTGGTGATGGTGAGATCCGGTTTGATTATGTCTCGCCCGGACAAAGGATCAACGATATCAACCTTGGGGTGCCGGTGAAGATCAACATCGAGAACAGTGTGGCTGCCATGGCAGCTGCTGAACTATGCGGGGCGACTGCTGATGAGATGAGGAAAGCAATGGCAAGCTTTGCAGGTGCACGAAGACGGTTCGACTTCCATATCAAAAGCGACAGGATCGTCTTTATCGACGATTACGCCCACCACCCCAGGGAGCTGACCGCAGCCATCGAATCGATCAAGGCGCTCTACCCGGAACGGAAGTTGACAGCTCTCTTTCAACCCCATCTGTACAGCCGCACACGTGACTTTGCCGATCAGTTTGCCGAGAGCCTTTCACTCGCCGACGAGGTAATCCTGCTCGACATCTATCCTGCACGGGAGGAGCCGATTGAGGGGGTTACCTCCGGGATGCTCCTCGATAGGATCACCCTTGCCCGGAAGCAGTTGTGCAGCAAAGAAGGGGTGCTGGATTGTCTGCGCAACCTCGAGATGGAAGTGCTTGTGACTTTTGGTGCCGGTGACATCGACCGGCTGCTGCCGGCAATAGAAAAGATGTTGCGTGAACGCTATCTGATGAATGATTAA
- the ftsA gene encoding cell division protein FtsA: MTSSGFTAVIDLGTTRIKGVMGRRNDSGVISVIASGSIDSGNSIRRGVIYNIEQAGANVHKLVRMLENSSDRKIGRVYVSLAGQSLHTMEFNEMRRLPAGMVTEEVVAQLRNIAEKYQPDMKRNYQVADVEYYIDDKPERSPVGVTGSQIEAGFELIVGRPNLMNNIEKSISTKTELEIAGYVVGPTATAAIALTDEEKELGCAFLDFGAGTTTLSVYKEGILRRMVVIPFGGRSITKDICALNFTENDAEQLKIKFGKAIETHEGPLFSSPFSSKPDVDLAELNKVIVMRLDELIANIREQISLSGYEGQLGAGAIITGGASLLKNLDLYLGQKLKMAVRKATARKAIVNNAPELTGDPSFTLALGMLLTAVDNCERDEVEMTDAASEEEESSSSVWPWRSKSEKEKKIKKEKVKKEKVEKTEGGFFTKMEDMFGNIFSEDDE; this comes from the coding sequence ATGACTTCATCAGGATTTACTGCAGTGATCGATTTGGGCACCACCAGAATAAAGGGTGTGATGGGGCGCAGGAACGACAGCGGCGTCATCTCAGTGATCGCCAGCGGAAGCATTGACTCCGGCAACTCCATCCGCAGGGGAGTGATCTACAACATCGAACAGGCAGGGGCTAACGTGCACAAACTGGTGCGGATGCTGGAGAACAGCAGCGATCGTAAAATCGGCAGGGTGTACGTGTCGCTGGCCGGTCAGTCGCTCCACACCATGGAGTTCAACGAGATGAGACGTCTGCCGGCCGGGATGGTTACCGAAGAGGTGGTTGCCCAACTGCGCAATATTGCTGAGAAATACCAGCCCGACATGAAGCGAAACTACCAGGTGGCTGATGTGGAGTATTACATCGACGATAAGCCGGAGAGAAGTCCTGTGGGGGTGACCGGCAGCCAGATTGAAGCCGGTTTTGAGCTGATTGTGGGACGTCCCAACCTGATGAACAATATTGAGAAGAGCATTTCTACGAAAACTGAACTGGAGATTGCTGGATATGTGGTAGGTCCTACTGCAACTGCCGCCATCGCCCTCACCGACGAAGAGAAAGAGTTGGGATGTGCTTTCCTTGATTTTGGTGCCGGTACCACCACTCTTTCTGTTTACAAGGAGGGCATCCTGCGCCGGATGGTGGTGATTCCCTTTGGCGGACGGAGCATCACCAAAGATATTTGCGCGCTCAACTTCACCGAGAACGATGCTGAACAACTCAAAATAAAGTTTGGGAAAGCCATAGAGACGCATGAGGGACCACTCTTCTCCTCACCCTTCTCTTCCAAACCAGATGTCGACCTGGCTGAACTGAACAAGGTGATCGTCATGCGGCTCGATGAGCTCATCGCCAACATCCGCGAACAGATATCCCTCTCCGGTTACGAGGGACAGCTTGGGGCGGGTGCAATCATCACCGGTGGCGCCTCTCTACTCAAAAACCTGGACCTCTACCTCGGGCAAAAACTGAAGATGGCAGTGCGCAAGGCAACTGCACGTAAAGCCATCGTAAACAACGCGCCGGAGTTGACTGGTGATCCCTCCTTCACGCTGGCGCTGGGAATGCTGCTCACGGCGGTTGACAACTGTGAGAGAGATGAGGTGGAGATGACAGATGCTGCATCCGAGGAGGAAGAATCCTCCTCCTCTGTTTGGCCGTGGCGCTCCAAATCGGAGAAAGAGAAAAAGATTAAAAAGGAAAAGGTGAAAAAAGAAAAAGTGGAGAAGACGGAGGGTGGTTTCTTCACGAAAATGGAAGATATGTTCGGCAACATCTTCTCAGAAGATGACGAATAA
- the murG gene encoding undecaprenyldiphospho-muramoylpentapeptide beta-N-acetylglucosaminyltransferase — translation MKAPKVIVSGGGTGGHIFPAVSIANAIRERWPDAEILFVGALGRMEMKRVPAAGYNIIGLPVAGFDRKNLLKNIPVAWKLLKSMRLAKKIVKDFRPQVAVGVGGYASGPLLKAAAAAGVPTLLQEQNSYAGVTNKVLAKRAEVICVAYEGMERFFPKEKIVLTGNPCRQDLTITDQKRSEGYNYFGLDPARKTILMVGGSLGARTLNESIVAAFGKLAESDDLQVIWQCGTYYYKEMQQLQRDGNIPTNVHLFDFLSRMDYAYAVSDLVISRAGAGSISEFSLLQKAVILVPSPNVAEDHQTRNAESLVRNDAALMVPDRDATERLIDEALALVRDEHRLQELSRNIAMLAQYNSADRIVDEIEKLVKRH, via the coding sequence ATGAAAGCACCCAAAGTCATCGTCAGCGGTGGCGGCACCGGTGGACATATTTTCCCTGCCGTATCTATTGCCAACGCAATCAGGGAGCGTTGGCCGGATGCTGAGATCCTCTTTGTGGGAGCCCTCGGCAGGATGGAGATGAAACGAGTGCCCGCGGCAGGATACAACATTATAGGGCTGCCGGTAGCCGGCTTCGACAGGAAAAACCTGCTGAAAAATATCCCTGTTGCCTGGAAGCTCCTTAAAAGCATGCGCCTTGCGAAGAAGATCGTGAAGGATTTCAGGCCACAGGTAGCAGTAGGGGTGGGAGGCTATGCCAGCGGTCCCTTGCTGAAAGCGGCTGCCGCGGCAGGAGTGCCAACGCTCCTGCAGGAGCAGAACTCCTACGCCGGTGTCACCAACAAGGTGCTGGCAAAGAGGGCGGAGGTGATCTGTGTGGCTTATGAGGGCATGGAGCGTTTCTTCCCGAAGGAGAAGATCGTGCTCACCGGCAATCCTTGTCGGCAAGATCTGACGATCACAGATCAGAAACGGAGTGAGGGATACAATTATTTCGGACTGGATCCGGCAAGAAAAACCATCCTGATGGTAGGTGGGAGCCTGGGTGCCCGCACCCTCAACGAGAGCATCGTGGCCGCATTCGGCAAACTGGCAGAGAGCGATGACCTGCAGGTAATCTGGCAGTGTGGGACCTATTACTATAAAGAGATGCAGCAATTGCAGCGTGACGGTAACATACCCACCAATGTCCACCTGTTCGATTTCCTCTCCCGTATGGATTATGCCTATGCTGTATCCGATCTGGTGATCTCACGTGCCGGTGCCGGTTCCATCTCAGAGTTCTCACTCCTGCAAAAGGCTGTGATCCTCGTGCCTTCCCCCAACGTGGCGGAAGATCATCAGACGCGCAATGCAGAATCACTGGTGAGAAACGATGCTGCGCTGATGGTTCCCGACAGGGATGCCACCGAGAGGTTGATTGATGAAGCGCTTGCGTTGGTACGTGACGAGCATCGTCTGCAGGAGTTGAGCCGCAACATTGCAATGCTGGCTCAATACAACTCCGCCGATAGGATCGTTGATGAGATTGAAAAACTTGTGAAGCGTCACTGA